In Topomyia yanbarensis strain Yona2022 chromosome 2, ASM3024719v1, whole genome shotgun sequence, one DNA window encodes the following:
- the LOC131683847 gene encoding mediator of RNA polymerase II transcription subunit 21 encodes MADRLTQLQDTVNQQAEHFCNSIGILQQCSVPSKFSGFERTGSQTPLQNQQEDYAQLFSTLISRCAKDIDTLIESLPSEESSIEQQVQALKRLEIENQDSAEKLEEVVRKGEMLLEKIQAALSDIAQSQLDMQYSSSPKKQ; translated from the exons ATGGCTGACAGACTAACCCAGCTTCAGGACACCGTGAATCAG CAAGCGGAGCACTTCTGCAACAGCATCGGAATCCTGCAGCAGTGTTCGGTTCCGAGCAAATTTTCCGGTTTCGAACGTACTGGTTCACAGACTCCCCTGCAAAATCAGCAGGAAGATTATGCCCAGCTTTTCTCAACGTTGATCTCACGGTGTGCCAAGGACATCGATACGCTAATAGAATCTCTGCCAAGCGAAGAAAGTTCAATCGAACAACAAGTACAAGCGTTGAAGcggcttgaaattgaaaatcagGATTCTGCAGAGAAGCTCGAAGAGGTTGTACGGAAAGGTGAAATGTTGCTAGAAAAGATCCAGGCCGCACTCAGCGATATTGCACAGTCTCAACTCGATATGCAGTATTCCTCATCGCCCAAGAAACAATGA